The stretch of DNA GGGCCGTTTCTGTTAATAAATGCGGTGAGCTAAAAGCGAGATCCTTATCGGTTAGTTTTGCCACCCCTAACATAGTACGATAAGCGTACAATCCCGGAATCATTGTGATACATGCCGGCATTGAAAACACAATTGGCGGAGTATGAACAATATGCGCAACAAAAATACTGGCAAAGCCTATTAACAATGATGCAGATAAAGTTGATACAATAATACTTTGTCCGCATTCTTCCCTTAAAATAAACCGAAGCATGTGACCGGCAGCGCCCAACAAACCTGCTGTAATTAATGCTTTCTTGGGAGTATTAAATAATAAAGCGAAGCCGATTCCTACAAAAAAAGCCAGTATACCGTCTCTTAAAATGAGTACTAAATTCGATTCCAAATTCATAGCTATGCTGTATTAATAATTGTTAAATCCTATAATTAACATGCTTAGTATCATACCAATAGCGATACTAAGTACTATGCAGGCTCCATAAATTCCACGGGCAATTGCTGTTGGGATATGCCCTTCAACAAGGTCCATAATGGCATTCAATAGCGGAACGCCGGGTACCAAGTACAAAACACTGGTAGCTAAAGTTGATTCAGGAGTTTTTCCTATATGCATTAAAACGTCCAAGCCTGCAATAATACTGGTAACAAAAGAAGCTGCCAGTACAGATATAAGTACGTTGAATCGTCTCTTAGTGAGTAATTGCCTGCAATAAAGTCCGGCAACAGAAGCGATAAAAGCAATGCCTGCGTTTTTATAATCGCCATTCATCAATAAGCACAAGCTTGCACAAGCTAATCCGATACCCAAAAAAAGTACCCAGCGAGGGTAATGAGGTATTTCCCTGATCTTTTCTACTTTGGCTTCCACTTCTTCTATTTCCATTTGTTCATTATGAACATCCCAGGATAGAATGCTGATGCTACTCACAATGGCAAAATTGACTCCATGCATTGGTACCCGTTGAAATCGGGTTACAGTATCCAGTGGATTTTCCTTATCAGTTAGCGTTATCATTATGCCGGTAAAGGATGAAAACAGCTCAAGGTTGTATCCCCATGCATTTGCTATACGAAGCATATTTACACTAATACGTCGGCTATTACTACCCGATGTGAGCAGCAATGCTCCTATCTTAAGCAACAGATTGGCAACCCGGCTGGTGCTACCGCTTGGTGATTGGCTCACTTCTGTGTTCATTCTAAAAATTTTAATATTATTTTTATGTATTCGTGTTAAATTGATCTCCTTAAGAATACTGATTAATTATCATTTTATGCCAAACAGTACTAATCAAGGAATTAAATCTAGTTAAGTCGCATGAGATTTAATAGGTTCAATAGCAGTAACCACTAAACAATGGCAAAATTCATTCGATTTACTATTAAATTATATGAATATTATCAGTTTAAAACATGTTTTTAAACATGTTTTATATCATAAAATCTAAATAAAAATCAATTTTCATTAACTTGCCTTAGATTTTTAACAGATCATCTGAAATTTAACTTTTTATTCCTGTTTATGTTAATTCGTACCGATTCTCAACACCCTGATTTCATATACCTTGTATCATTGCTAGACGGAGACCTAGCCATTCGTGACGGTGAAGATCATGCATTCTATGACCAGTTTAATAAAATTGATTCAATTAAACATGCAGTTGTAGCTTATTTAGATGAAATTCCGGTTGGCTGTGGCGCTATTAAACAATATGAAGATGGCGTAGCTGAATTAAAAAGAATGTATGTTAAGGATGATTGCCGAAGAAAAGGTATTGCCAGTGCTGTTTTAGCGGAATTAGAGAAATGGGCAAAGGAACTCAATTATTCTTCATTAATATTGGAAACCGGGAAAGCGCAGCCAGAAGCAATTGCTCTTTATCAGGGAAAAGCATTTTCAATCATTCCTAATTACGGACAATATGCCGGCGTCGATAATAGTGTTTGCATGAAAAAGCCTATTTAATAAATACGTAACAATTAGGAAACAACAATTCAACCGTACATCCGTTAAATAGGAAATATATCTCTTACTATTATGAAATGTCCAAATTGTAGTGAAACATTGGTAATGACCGATAGAAATGGTGTGGAAATCGATTATTGTCCTCAATGCAGAGGAATCTGGTTGGATAAAGGTGAACTGGATAAAATTATTGAACGTACAGGAAATCACTACTCAAGTCGCGAAAACTATGATAATGATTTTAAACGTTATGGATATGATGAACATGACAAAAAGAATTATCATCCCAAAAAGAAAAAATCATTCTTAAGTGATTTTCTTGATTTTGACTAAGATACATGCATAAAAAAAGCGACAATCAGCTGATTGTCGCTTTTTCATTATAAATATTTATCTAGTAAAATATCCATTTCGTCTCGCAGTTTTTTAGCTTCTTCTCTCGCCTTTTCAGCAAAATCTTCTCCTTTTGAAGCATATATAATAGCCCTTGAGGAGTTTACCAATAAACCGCATTTATCATTCATGCCAAACTGAGCAACTTCTTGTAAGCTGCCGCCTTGTGCCCCTACACCCGGAACCAGTAAAAAATTATCAGGAGCAATCTTTCTAAAATCACTTAGTTCACTTGCTCTTGTTGCTCCAACTACAAACATAATTTGTTCAGGCGATCCCCAGGTATGAGCAGTTTTAACAACTTTTTCAAACAGCTTTTCTTCAGATTTAAGTTCAGAGAACTGGAAATCCTTTCCACCTTCATTTGAAGTAAGTGCCAAAAGAATTACCCATTTATTATCAAAACCTAAAAACGGACTAACACTATCAACTCCCATGTATGGAGCTACAGTTACCGAATCAAAATCAAAACCAGATTCTTCTTTATTAAAGAAGGCTCTTGCATACATGGCTGAAGTATTTCCTATATCACCACGTTTTGCATCAGCAATAGTAAATATATTTTCAGGCACAAGATTCATTGTTTCCTGAAGATTTTGCCACCCTTTCACACCCATACTTTCATAAAAAGCTGTATTGGGTTTATACGCAACACAGAACTCCGCAGTAGCTTCAATAATTTGACGATTAAACTCAACTACTGGATTTTCTTCTTTTAATAAATGTGGCGGGATTTTTGTTATATCGGTATCAAGGCCTACACACAAAAAGGAACGTTTTTCTAAAATAGTATCAAATAACTGCTGTCTGGTCATAGCATAAAATCAGGTCGACAAAGGTAATTTAATTTTCAACATCTCAACACAGAACAAAAGAACCTTTGCTTTTTTAAATACTTAAATCTTTAAAATTTTATGAAAAACAATTGTAAAAAAATTTGATTAATTAAAATTAATAACTACTATTGCAATGTTATCTCTTTCTAAAACTCTTTTGTGAGAGAAAAAATCAACAACTTTTCTATATCAAATTTCGAAACTATATTATACTACTATTACCATTAGTTATATTCTCTTTATCATTAAGAAACATTCTTTACTGATTCCAAAAAAAATTTTTATTTTAATTGATGTACGACATTATTGAACTGAACGACAAGCTCGTCTCGGAGCTTAGAGAGATTGCAAAGGGACTTGAAATTCCTGATTTTGACGAATTACGGAAGCAGGAACTCATCTACAAAATCCTTGATACTCAAGCAATTTCAAGTATCAGCAATCAGGCTGCTATTGAAACGGATATTATTAATGAGGCAGATACCGACTTTGAAGAACCAACCTTCGATGACGACTCATTAAAGGAAGCATCTAAACGCAAAAGAATTACGCGAAAAGTACCTAAAGAAGCTGAAAAAGTGGTTTATGCAAGTAAACCTGCTGCGGAAACAGAAGAAACGCCTGCAGCTCCACCGGAAGCTCCTGTAACTGAAAAAAGAGAATTCACACCTACAGAAAACCGCCCGCAACGTCGTCGTACAGAATATACAAACGACAAAAACACAAAACAACCAACTTATCAAACCCCATCAAACCAACATACGGATCCTAAGACACGTACAAGCTTAGAATCAAATGCATTGGCTACGGTTGATTTTGAAAATGTTATTGTTAATGAAGGTGTTTTAGAGATCATGCCTGACGGTTATGGTTTCTTACGTTCGGCTGATTATAACTATTTAACTTCCCCTGATGATATTTATGTATCACAGTCGCAGATAAAATTATTTGGTTTAAAAACCGGAGATACTGTTCGCGGTAGCATTCGCCCTCCTAAAGAAGGTGAGAAATACTTCCCATTGGTGCGTGTTGAATCAATCAACGGACGCGTACCCGCAGAAGTTCGTGACCGCGTTCCATTTGATTACCTTACTCCTCTTTTCCCTTATGAGCGCTTAAACCTGTTTACAGATAACAGCACTAACCAATCTACACGTATCATGGATATGTTTACACCAATTGGTAAAGGACAACGTGGAATGATCGTGGCTCAACCTAAAACCGGTAAGACTTCTTTATTAAAAGATGTTGCCAATGCAATTGCAGCTAACCACCCTGAAGTTTATTTGATCATACTTTTGATCGATGAGCGTCCTGAAGAGGTGACAGATATGGCTCGCAGTGTACGTGCCGAAGTAATTTCATCAACTTTTGATGAGCCTGCTGAACGTCACGTTAAAATTGCCAATATCGTTTTGGAAAAAGCAAAACGTATGGTAGAATGCGGACATGATGTAGTTATCTTGTTAGACTCGATCACTCGTTTAGCACGTGCATACAACACTGTTCAACCTGCTTCAGGTAAAATTTTATCTGGAGGTGTTGACGCCAATGCATTACATAAACCAAAACGTTTCTTCGGTGCTGCCCGTAAAATAGAAAATGGTGGTTCATTAACCATTTTGGCAACAGCATTGATTGATACAGGCTCTAAAATGGACGAGGTTATCTTTGAAGAATTTAAAGGTACCGGTAACATGGAGCTACAGCTGGATCGCAAACTTTCTAACAAACGTATCTACCCTGCTATCGACCTTACTGCATCAAGTACTCGTCGTGAAGATCTGTTACTGGACAAAGAAATGCTACAACGCATCTGGATCTTACGTAACCACTTGGCAGATATGAACTCTCAGGAAGCGATGGAATTCTTGCTATCGCGAATCAGAGGAACAAAATCAAACGAAGAGTTCTTAGTTTCAATGAACGGATAAAAATATCGATGTGAATTATGAGATGTGAGATATGAGTTTAGGGTATGAGATTGATTTCGATTGATCTCATATCAACAATCTCACATCTCAAATCTAATATCAATGAAAAAACATATACCAAACTTTATTACTTGTTTAAACCTGTTTTCAGGTTGTATTGCTGCTGTTTATGGCATAAATGCGGTTGAAATCAGTGATCTGAAAGTGGTAACCTACTTAATGTTGTTAGCCGCTTTTTTTGATTTTATAGACGGTTTTGCTGCCCGCTTGTTAAATGCTCCATCAATAATCGGAAAAGAGCTCGACTCATTGGCTGATATGGTAAGCTTTGGGTTTGTACCCGGCGTTATATTGTTCACCATTTTAAAGCATTCTCTAGCTCCTGATTATCAATATTTAGCTTATTCAGGGTTTATTGTAACTATATTTTCGGCTTTACGCTTAGCCAAATTTAATGTAGATGAACGTCAGACTGATCGTTTTATAGGCGTTCCAACCCCTATTAATGCTTTATTTATAGGTTCTTTTGCTTTTATTTTAGATAGCTACCCTATTATTAACTGGGTTTTGGAGCATCCGCCATTTTTTATTTTCTTGTTAATCATCATTCAGAGCTATTTACTGGTTTGTGAATTGCCTCTTATTGCACTCAAATTCAAGTCATTCGACTGGCAATCCAATAAACTTCGGTATATTTTAATCATCTCTTCGATGGTATTCATCATTTTGTTTAAATTTGCCGCAGTTCCGCTGATCCTGTTGATTTATATTCTATTATCATTGGTTGAATATAAAGTATCACCGGAATAGTAGAGTTTAATTAGCATTAATTGAAACCTGTTGGAAGTGTCAGCTGCCAATAGCAACTAAAAAAATAAAACTAAAAAACATGAAATTTATTGCTGAAATTGATGTAATGCCGTTAAAGGAAATTCTTGATCCACAGGGAAAAGCTGTAACCGGAAGTATGAAAAACTTAGGTTTAAGTGAAATTCATAATGTGCGTATCGGAAAACACATTACTTTAGAAGTTGAAGCTGAAAACGAAGCAGTTGCTACTGAAAAAGTTGATACTGCCTGCAAAAAATTACTTGCCAATTTAATTATGGAGCAATACCATTTTACTTTGCACCAGGCTTAATTTTAAGAAAATCAGACGATCAAAACGTTTGATCACATTATAAAACAAACCGGTAATAATCTTACCGGTTTGTTTTTTTTATTCTTATTGAATAATTTTGCGTACTTCAAGTTTATCAGGACATTCTTCTAGTAGAGTGGCTATCGTTTTCTGATAAACCGGATGAATTACTGATGCAGCAATTTCATTAAGCGGTATCAAAGCAAAAAGCCTGTTTTGTAGCTCAGGGTGCGGTATTGTTAGACGTTGTGTATTAATCACCGATTGACCCAATAACAAAATATCAATATCAATCAATCGTTCTCCCCACCTTTCAAAACGTTCTCGACCCAACTCATGTTCAATTTGCAGTATATCAGCTAATATTTCATGGGCATTGTCTTTAAATGGATTGATTTTAACCGCTTGATTTAAAAAATCAGGCTGATCGGTTTTTCCCCATGCATCCGTTTCATACAGTGACGAACACCCGTTAATCTCCCCCACTCTTTCTTCCAATAACTTAATAGCTTGGGCCAAATTTTGTTCCCTATTACCTAAGTTTCCTCCTAATAATACATATAGCTCATTCATTAAAAAATAGCGTAGATTATGATTTACGAGCAATTTTAATAATAATTTATTTAGTATACTTGTGTAAGATTTATTAGTTTTAAACATCATCGAAAAACATTCACAAGTTTTTTAAATTAAATAGCTATTCAACATAAAAAATTCTTCATGGCTCAATTTTTCAAATTTGTATTTGCTTCCATGTTGGGTACGTTTATTACCCTCATTATTGGTACAATACTTTTCTTCGCGATCATTGCCGGAATTATAAGTTCTGCAAGTAAAGAGAAAAATGTTCAGATTAAAGATAACTCAGTACTCGTATTGAATTTTGATTACGATATTCCGGAACGCACTCCTTCTGATCCTTTCTCTGACTATAATTACAATGACTTGCAGAGTAAAAATACAGTAGGATTAAACGATATTTTGAGTGGCATTAAAAAAGCAAAAGACGACCCGAAAATCAAAGGTATCTATATCAATTCGACTTCCGTTGGAGCAGGCTTTGCTACAGTTGAAGAAATCCGTAATGCCCTGATCGATTTTAAAACTTCAAAAAAATTCATTGTTGCCTATAGCGAGTACCTTACTCAAAAAGGATATTATGTAGCTACTGCAGCTGATAAAATTTACCTAAATCCTGTAGGAGGACTTGAATTTAAAGGTTTTGGCAGTGAAATCATGTTTTTAAAAGGTGCCTTGGATAAACTGGAAATTGAAGCGCAGGTAATCAAGGTTGGCACTTATAAAAGTGCTGTAGAACCTTTTATCCTTGATAAAATGAGTGACGCTAACCGTACTCAAACCATGTCTTTTTTAGGTTCGATGTATAACCATTTTTTAGCCAAAATTGGTAAATCACGGAAAATAACAACCGATTCCTTGAGACTCATTGCTAATCAGTTATTAGCACAGTCGCCTGAAGATGCATTAAAATTGAGACTTGTTGATGGTTTAAAATATAAGGACGAGATCATTCATCATTTAAAAGCACAAACTAAAACCAAGTCTGAAGACGATGTTAATGTTGTGAGCTTAAAGAAATACAGAAGTTCTATTGATGAAACCGGAGAATTGCCATCTGACCGTATTGCTGTTGTTTATGCATCAGGTGAAATTACAGGAGGCGAAGGTAACGACAATGTTATTGGTTCTGAACGTATTTCACGTGCCATTCGCGAAGTGCGTGAAAATGACAAAGTTAAAGCTATTGTTTTCCGAGTAAATTCACCAGGAGGAAGCGCTCTTGCTTCCGACGTAATATGGAGAGAAGTTGAGTTAGCTAAAAAAGTAAAACCTGTTGTTGTTTCGATGGGCGATTATGCTGCTTCCGGAGGATATTACATTTCATGCGCCGCAAATAAGATTTTTGCTCAACCAAATACTATTACCGGCTCTATCGGAGTTTTCGGTATCATTCCAAATGCACAGAAATTCTTTAATAATAAGCTGGGCGTAACTTTCGACGGGGTAAAAACTGGCGAACATGCAGATATGGGAACCATCAGCAGACCTTTATCTGATTCTGAAAAACTGATTTTACAACGTGAAGTAAATCAAACCTATAACACCTTTACTAAAAAAGTAGCCTCTGGCCGCAGCAAATCGCAGTCTAATGTGGATAGCATTGGCCAGGGAAGAGTATGGAGCGGTACAGAAGCGCTAAGTATTGGTTTAGTTGATAAAATTGGCGGATTAAATGATGCGATTGAAGAAGCCGCTAAACTAGCTAAGATTACCAGCTATAGAACGGTGCCTT from Solitalea canadensis DSM 3403 encodes:
- the pyrF gene encoding orotidine-5'-phosphate decarboxylase codes for the protein MTRQQLFDTILEKRSFLCVGLDTDITKIPPHLLKEENPVVEFNRQIIEATAEFCVAYKPNTAFYESMGVKGWQNLQETMNLVPENIFTIADAKRGDIGNTSAMYARAFFNKEESGFDFDSVTVAPYMGVDSVSPFLGFDNKWVILLALTSNEGGKDFQFSELKSEEKLFEKVVKTAHTWGSPEQIMFVVGATRASELSDFRKIAPDNFLLVPGVGAQGGSLQEVAQFGMNDKCGLLVNSSRAIIYASKGEDFAEKAREEAKKLRDEMDILLDKYL
- the rho gene encoding transcription termination factor Rho, yielding MYDIIELNDKLVSELREIAKGLEIPDFDELRKQELIYKILDTQAISSISNQAAIETDIINEADTDFEEPTFDDDSLKEASKRKRITRKVPKEAEKVVYASKPAAETEETPAAPPEAPVTEKREFTPTENRPQRRRTEYTNDKNTKQPTYQTPSNQHTDPKTRTSLESNALATVDFENVIVNEGVLEIMPDGYGFLRSADYNYLTSPDDIYVSQSQIKLFGLKTGDTVRGSIRPPKEGEKYFPLVRVESINGRVPAEVRDRVPFDYLTPLFPYERLNLFTDNSTNQSTRIMDMFTPIGKGQRGMIVAQPKTGKTSLLKDVANAIAANHPEVYLIILLIDERPEEVTDMARSVRAEVISSTFDEPAERHVKIANIVLEKAKRMVECGHDVVILLDSITRLARAYNTVQPASGKILSGGVDANALHKPKRFFGAARKIENGGSLTILATALIDTGSKMDEVIFEEFKGTGNMELQLDRKLSNKRIYPAIDLTASSTRREDLLLDKEMLQRIWILRNHLADMNSQEAMEFLLSRIRGTKSNEEFLVSMNG
- the pssA gene encoding CDP-diacylglycerol--serine O-phosphatidyltransferase, producing MKKHIPNFITCLNLFSGCIAAVYGINAVEISDLKVVTYLMLLAAFFDFIDGFAARLLNAPSIIGKELDSLADMVSFGFVPGVILFTILKHSLAPDYQYLAYSGFIVTIFSALRLAKFNVDERQTDRFIGVPTPINALFIGSFAFILDSYPIINWVLEHPPFFIFLLIIIQSYLLVCELPLIALKFKSFDWQSNKLRYILIISSMVFIILFKFAAVPLILLIYILLSLVEYKVSPE
- a CDS encoding TFIIB-type zinc ribbon-containing protein; protein product: MKCPNCSETLVMTDRNGVEIDYCPQCRGIWLDKGELDKIIERTGNHYSSRENYDNDFKRYGYDEHDKKNYHPKKKKSFLSDFLDFD
- the folK gene encoding 2-amino-4-hydroxy-6-hydroxymethyldihydropteridine diphosphokinase; amino-acid sequence: MNELYVLLGGNLGNREQNLAQAIKLLEERVGEINGCSSLYETDAWGKTDQPDFLNQAVKINPFKDNAHEILADILQIEHELGRERFERWGERLIDIDILLLGQSVINTQRLTIPHPELQNRLFALIPLNEIAASVIHPVYQKTIATLLEECPDKLEVRKIIQ
- a CDS encoding GNAT family N-acetyltransferase — protein: MLIRTDSQHPDFIYLVSLLDGDLAIRDGEDHAFYDQFNKIDSIKHAVVAYLDEIPVGCGAIKQYEDGVAELKRMYVKDDCRRKGIASAVLAELEKWAKELNYSSLILETGKAQPEAIALYQGKAFSIIPNYGQYAGVDNSVCMKKPI
- the sppA gene encoding signal peptide peptidase SppA, with the translated sequence MAQFFKFVFASMLGTFITLIIGTILFFAIIAGIISSASKEKNVQIKDNSVLVLNFDYDIPERTPSDPFSDYNYNDLQSKNTVGLNDILSGIKKAKDDPKIKGIYINSTSVGAGFATVEEIRNALIDFKTSKKFIVAYSEYLTQKGYYVATAADKIYLNPVGGLEFKGFGSEIMFLKGALDKLEIEAQVIKVGTYKSAVEPFILDKMSDANRTQTMSFLGSMYNHFLAKIGKSRKITTDSLRLIANQLLAQSPEDALKLRLVDGLKYKDEIIHHLKAQTKTKSEDDVNVVSLKKYRSSIDETGELPSDRIAVVYASGEITGGEGNDNVIGSERISRAIREVRENDKVKAIVFRVNSPGGSALASDVIWREVELAKKVKPVVVSMGDYAASGGYYISCAANKIFAQPNTITGSIGVFGIIPNAQKFFNNKLGVTFDGVKTGEHADMGTISRPLSDSEKLILQREVNQTYNTFTKKVASGRSKSQSNVDSIGQGRVWSGTEALSIGLVDKIGGLNDAIEEAAKLAKITSYRTVPYPSQKSIFESFFGNVTDDIQTSILKKELGPEYKIYEQIKKVSQLKGVQARMPFEFSVN
- the purS gene encoding phosphoribosylformylglycinamidine synthase subunit PurS translates to MKFIAEIDVMPLKEILDPQGKAVTGSMKNLGLSEIHNVRIGKHITLEVEAENEAVATEKVDTACKKLLANLIMEQYHFTLHQA
- a CDS encoding threonine/serine exporter family protein gives rise to the protein MNTEVSQSPSGSTSRVANLLLKIGALLLTSGSNSRRISVNMLRIANAWGYNLELFSSFTGIMITLTDKENPLDTVTRFQRVPMHGVNFAIVSSISILSWDVHNEQMEIEEVEAKVEKIREIPHYPRWVLFLGIGLACASLCLLMNGDYKNAGIAFIASVAGLYCRQLLTKRRFNVLISVLAASFVTSIIAGLDVLMHIGKTPESTLATSVLYLVPGVPLLNAIMDLVEGHIPTAIARGIYGACIVLSIAIGMILSMLIIGFNNY
- a CDS encoding threonine/serine exporter family protein; its protein translation is MNLESNLVLILRDGILAFFVGIGFALLFNTPKKALITAGLLGAAGHMLRFILREECGQSIIVSTLSASLLIGFASIFVAHIVHTPPIVFSMPACITMIPGLYAYRTMLGVAKLTDKDLAFSSPHLLTETAHYFILTGSLLFSLAIGLCVGTLIFRKKSIKEINLPRLGKSAG